The Pelodiscus sinensis isolate JC-2024 chromosome 6, ASM4963464v1, whole genome shotgun sequence genome has a segment encoding these proteins:
- the SEC11C gene encoding signal peptidase complex catalytic subunit SEC11C isoform X1, with protein sequence MDIFGDLRRMNKRQLYYQVLNFAMIVSSALMIWKGLIVITGSESPIVVVLSGSMEPAFHRGDLLFLTNFQEDPIRAGEIVVFKVEGRDIPIVHRVLKIHEKENGNIKFLTKGDNNEVDDRGLYKEGQNWLEKKDVVGRARGFLPYVGMVTIIMNDYPKFKYALLAVMGAYVLLKRES encoded by the exons CTATATTACCAAGTATTAAATTTTGCCATGATTGTGTCTTCTGCACTTATGATATGGAAAGGTCTGATTGTCATCACTGGAAGTGAAAGCCCTATTGTTGTGGTACTCAG tgGCAGTATGGAACCAGCATTTCATAGAGGAGACCTGTTGTTCTTAACAAATTTCCAGGAAGACCCTATCAGAGCGGGTGaaatagttgtttttaaagttgaagGCAGAGATATTCCTATAGTCCACAGAGTACTCAAAATCCATGAAAA AGAAAATGGAAACATCAAATTTCTGACTAAGGGTGATAATAATGAAGTTGATGACAGAGGCTTGTACAAAGAAGGTCAGAACTGGCTTGAAAAGAAAGATGTTGTTGGAAGAGCGAGAGG CTTTTTGCCTTATGTTGGGATGGTTACCATAATAATGAATGACTATCCAAAATTTAAG TATGCTCTTTTGGCAGTAATGGGAGCATATGTATTACTGAAACGTGAATCCTAA